Below is a genomic region from Ictalurus punctatus breed USDA103 chromosome 12, Coco_2.0, whole genome shotgun sequence.
AGAAAAGGACAGttatataatttgtttaggaggtGGGGTGAAGGGGGAGAAGCTGATCATTATTCTTCCCACCTGGAGTTCCCTGTAAGCTCTTGGCTGACAGATATATTCATCATAAACCTGCAGGCTCTTTACTGTGAGGGCCTGAGAAGTTTTGCGATGTTGTATGGAATCAGTCACTCACTCGCTTGCTGTGCATCCTCATTTCTGATTCTGTGTCTGCTGATACACTGAAAGCATGGTGTGCTTGAGCTGTTGTCTGTCATAACTCTTTGTACTTACCTCCATGGGTGGATAAATATGACCGcttcaaataaatacatcataaataaataagcatgcCATCTGATAGTATTTTCACAGAAGCTgtgatggtttaaaaaaaaaaaaaaaaaaagtctctgcACAACAAGCATTTTTTTCATGCATGAGTAACCCTTTTTGAGATAAGCAAAATGGATTATTCATCAgtcgcgttttttttttttttttttttttttttttaatagatttttagCTCGTGATAAAGAGGGGAAAGCAAACCTGAGGTTCTTCTCAACTGGACATTCAAGTTAAGGTCTCATTTACAAATATCGACTAAAGGAGATTCAAGATGCCACTACATATCATTGGCAATTCTTATTGACttgaataaagtttatttacagaTCACATTCTGCCACTTCAGATGTATTGGGTATATATTTGGGTGGCTatgactcaggtggtagagcgggttgtccactaatcgtagggttggtggttcgattcctggcccaagTGAccccacataccgaagtgtccttgggcaggacactgaaccccaagttgctcccgatggcaagctagcgccttgcatggcagctctgctaccgtgtgtgtgtgtgtgtgtgtgtgtgtgtgtgtgtgtgtgtgtgtgtgtcaatgggtgaatgagacacagtgtaaagcgctatataagtgcagaccatttaccatattgTGTGACTACATTAACGTGGTTTATTATGAGTAGTTAAATTAGGAGCACAATAAGCGTGTACTATCGAGGGGGGGAAAATAGACTTGCACAAGTTAATGTGTGCCAGAGATAATCAGATTAGAAGTTAATGGTTAGCACCTAAACTTATcaaattatttatgtttaagCATTAATAGGAAATGAGAATGTTTTACCAGCTCCATCTTCTTTCTCTCATTATTTTGCTACAGTCACTCTGCCCTTCTTTCTGACCTTGAGCTAGGTTCATATGACAAGAACAATTGATTTTCTCAGAACACatgaataaatcattatttttattaataggataaaatatattttggctCTCATCAATGTATCTGGGCGTAGCACCAAAGTGTGACATATGAGTGGGAACCACTGAGTATTTATCTGATtatctctgtttctttctcgtCCACTCCCTCTCCAAAACCCCTTTATCAGGTCCCAGATGGGCGTCCTGGAATTTAGGAATCTTCATCTGTATCCGCTGTGCAGGAATCCACCGGAATCTCGGCGTTCACATATCCCGGGTCAAATCTGTTAACCTGGACCAATGGACACAGGAGCAAATTCTGGTCTGTATGCTGTGACACTTTGTCACACACTCCATGGCTATAtcaaagtgcacctattattatgtttttttccaaatattacctttcatgtaatgTGTTATGGAGGTGTTTTttctgaatgtaaaaacgtctgcaaagtttaaaaaatgaaagcgcacgacaaacgttATTGACTCcaaaaagaaggaaccgattttgaacagctgaaacgagtcgttagtgattccagactttacttcctgtataaACCTACGTagatttgtaacaaaaagccagcctctggtcttcatcggctacTTGTGAACAGACTGAGCTggaactcgttatggtagtgggcgttttcTTTTTggcacacgctgacagcggtagaccaatcacaacacactgggacatctgaccatcggagcagagtatgctctctgaaaggaggaatttagaatgaatcctttagaacggactatttaacgagtcgtttatgacactggggggaaaagataatgctgcagtttaaataatGAGCACTTTGAAGTGTTtcttgaccttggatgcatgtaaatctacctttttaaagcaaaattaggcacgtttcaaaaccataataggtgcgctttaaggcATAAACAGTCTTAATTTGTGTGAAGTTATATTTTACAAATCGCAGGACTATTATACTAGTTTTAAGGTTAGCTTGGTGATATCTGTTTGCAGCACATGTGAATGATTTTGTCTCTATTTAGTGTATGCAGGAGATGGGGAACGCCAAGGCACGGCGCCTCTACGAGGCCTTTTTACCCGAGTGCTTCCAGCGTCCTGAGACAGACCAGTATCCTTTTCCAATAATCCATTAGCAGGACTCATTTGTTATACATTGATGCACACTTTGGTGTTTTACTGTACCGGTTTTCTTTAACACACTTGTTTAGATCAGCTGAGATGTTCATCCGGGACaagtatgaaaaaaagaaatatatggACAAGTGTATTGACATCCAGACATTCCGAGTACGCCTGGATTCATCATTCATAGTAGAAACCACGTTTCTAGCTTGTAGTCGTATTAATTATTCAAACCTGTCTTTTGTCACTTCCAGAAAGAGAAGAGTGAGACAGTAACAAAAGAGCCACCTGTTGTTTTTGAGAAGATGAAGCTGGTTAGTCATGTTTGTTGATATTAGCAGTGCATCACGTTTCATTTCAGAGAGGAAAATAAGTATGCTTATGCGTTACAGAAGAAGGAGGAGCCTCAGCACTACAAGAGTAGTCCAAAGAAGCAGTCTCAGTCAGTAAATGATCTTTTAGGACTAGGTAACCTTCTACATtcttaattaatatataataccAAAAGAAAAGTAGCATTAGTAATACATCAACATTTGTATATTTTACAGACACTCCTGTTGCGTCTGCTCCTGTAGCCAACGGCAGTGCCAGTCCTGAGCAAAGTGTTGCACTGGATCTGTTCAGTTCCCTGCCTACAGCCACCTCACATTCAGCCAGAAGCACAGTAAGACTTCTGCTTTACTCTAAAATGTTTTGACTATTAAGAGATTTTCAGTCATGCAGGTCATTTTGAAATGTAGAACTAGCTCAAAACGATTTATGTTCTAACTAGGGATGCGTCGATCGCAGCACCATGCTCATTTACTCATACTCGTAAGAAATGCCCCAATACCAGGAGATACCATGTGACATAAGTCTTGTGTACAACTGGACTTATTTTACTATTGATGACGATCGTTAGCGGTATTCAAACGCTCATTGCTATCATTAAACAGCAAAAGCCAGCGCTGAGGCAAACGCTGGTTATATGAGGggaataaaatgtttacatacaatGCAAGGTGAGTGAAAATAACAGCTCTTACCCAGTATGATGTTCTTCGACAGTGAGCCATTATCAGGCACTGACAAAGAGGTATTCCAACGCAATGAAAACTACAGTGTACTTTACTTACAACTGtacagaagtgtttttttccccaaagtgaaataaaaacccTCATTGGAACGCTATCCGAGCCAAGGTCACTAATGTAGCTAGTTAACGCACATCATTTAAAATCAGCTAGCTAACTTTATAAAGAAGGAGCATGTTTGCACGTTTCGTGGCCACTGTACCTTTTACGTTTAcgacatttggcagatgccattatccagagcgacttacagaagtgctttgaagtagAGCCCTGCGCGGGACTGTTTTCTTAATGCCGCTGCCGCCCACTGCCACTGAATTTCTGACCATTACCGCCCGTTCCCGCAACGTGTGTGTTCCACTCCCACCCACAATGTTTGTATTTACACTCGTAAACATTCTGTCACAGCTTGtagatattgtgaaaaatttacacaaacgttaGAGCTATGCTAAACGTTCAGAATAACAGACATAAAACATTGCGTTTAATTAAACTGACCATAAGTAAAAAGCACAAGTAAAGCACCACACAGGACTAAAACATTGGGCCAATTTTTTATTAGCCTTATAAAACTCTTATCAACTTTTAAAACATCAACTGGCGGAgcctaaaaacatatttaaacgtATGcgtatcaacacacacacacacacacacacacacacacacacacacctaacaatAATAGTTAAACTCTGGTAatccaacaaggcacaatatttCATTGAATTgcttataaattaaatattaaacaaataaaataaaaaaaaataaataggaaataaaaATCTGAGATATCGGGTGTTTATGTAGCTAATTAACATATagcaagaataaaataaataatactataaaACATTAAACGTAGGctatttaatgaatgaatgaaattatgAATGACTTGGCCTAACCTACTCCAGATTGCTGTGGAGGAAGAGAAAGTTACTGATCGACTGCGGTTCCAGGCTTGTGCGTATCTCTTCCAACatccgctcacacacacactaaatgtcCTCTCGAACTGCACACTAGATGCAGGGATACTCTAAATGAAACGTGCAAGTTTTGACAGCGCAAGAAAGCGCTCTCTCTTGAACTTCCACCATTCAAGCACACTGTCTGGATCTGGGTTGTCCGAGAGTCAGGTGCTGAGATATTCGGCTATTTCAGCATCAACAGGCTTTGGCGATGAAACATAGGCTGCACCCTGGAGAACGGAGCGGGTATGTCACCTCAACCCAGAGGTGCTAGATTTGTGCccattgtaaacaaatacttttGCACATTGTATAGCAACTTACAAGCTAAAGTTAAATTCTTTTACATTTGTTTCAGTAACAACTGAAAATTGTTTCTAAATGTCGGACTTGCCTCGCTTTGTTTTTGCGAAGTAAATCGCCTCTTTAATTTTCTTCTCAACTTTATTTGTTGACTCCATTCCTGTTACACGGCAAATCCCGGGACCCAcgctatatttttttttgaccGCCCACTCCCACCCCCAGCAAAGGTGAAACTGCCCGCTCCCGCGAGATTTGCGTTGGGACCTGCGGAAGTCCGATCCCAATGCAGTCCTCTACTTTGAAGTCTCCATCAAGAAATACATCCtcatactggttcactaggtcagggactaacGGTACGTTTCCATGACAACGATGTAGTAAAAACGGAAAAGTTTTTCCTTTGCGTTTTTGAACGGTTTTGTATACAGACAACGTCGTCGAAATGATCCCCGTTCACACGGATCCGCGAAAAACAACTAAAAACgctgtattatgcatgccaCTCCAGTAGTCACTTTGGAAAGAAACACTACTCCCCTGCGCACATAAGCATTCACGTGAACGTGTCGCCATATTGATCCGGGCAAATATAAGTAAACGGGGGAGCTGTGGTTTtgctggataaaaagcacaaaacgTTTACATTTCTCTAACGATTTCAACGGTCTACGTGGAATACGAACAAAAGTTCTGTATTCGGTTACATTCTcgatagttagacttggaaaattattcattgtcataaggaattgtgaaaacgCACACTAGTCAAGCATAGGTTtggcttatttttctttgttaataaaTGCTAAGAtgtccctaatgtaatataatgtgatGTATATGAAATGTGCcataaatgttattaatttttatttatttattcattttatttctccattgtggaaatggatttttctgtcttcaatcccgtcttttagcttttcttatGCTTCAGGTCAGAATGCTGTTCACAACGctggttcatttttaaatgctgaAAAAAATTGAGTAATCAATTTTAAGTACTACTAATTGTCCACTGTACCAAAATGGAACAACATCGGCAAATACAAAGCAAATAGTGAGCcactggcagtcagtctgctttctatattttattagcaataaaaggatacaGATATACTGTAAAACATACTATTCCAAAGATACGTTTTGAATACCCTTCGTCGGCGtagatgtgggttaataatGTGACGCATGTAACATGCATCTCCACTGGTCGGAGCAGTGATGCAGTAAATAAACACTTTGCTGGAGAAGCGTCTATAAATGCGCATCAGGCGCATGCCTGTAGACTAAACACGTAATACGCGTGCGCATGATGTCATCGTTTTCACAGATTCTCGTGTTTGGACGTTTACACGCAGACGATAAtggcatcgttttcaaaaacttgcactttgaaacccgttttcaAAAGTTTGCGTTTTCAGGTCCCAAAACGCTGTCGTCGTGTGAACGAACAGCCAAAAAAACATACGTTTTTAGTTGAAAATGTTATCGTGTAAACAGCCCCTAAGAGTTCACTCTAAAACCCCTGTTGAGGAAATTAACATAGTATGAAATAATAACAAGGTGCTAAGTTAAACAagggaaatataaataattccatccttccattttccGTAACActtaccctacacagggtcgcagggagcctggagcctatcccagggaactcgggggacaccctggacggggttccAACCCACgacagggcacaactgcacatacattcacacactgcttcacacactatggataatttggaaatgccagtcagcctactgCGTATGtatttggactcggggaggaaaccggggtacccctaaagcacagggagaacatgcaagctctgcacacacagggcggaggtgggatttaaacccccaaccccgtaggtgcgaggcaagcatgctaaccactggataaatgtacagtgccctccactaatattggcacccctggtaaatatgtgcaaaggaggttgtgaaaaattgtctttattttttaacattttgaacTTTTGTTACAAAacaattctctgctctcatggatatcaaacaattgcaaacacaacacaggtttattaaaaaaaaaaaaaaaaaagttaaatataggtgtgcaacaactattggcacccctatgaattcatatgagaaaaatatatttgtaaattcAACTAAAAGTTCTGTGatctttgatttaaaaaaaacaaaaaaaacaagtaggTTCATTTTCTGTATGAGCATCAAGTACTAGAAAACATGTACTCTGTACTTGGTTTGAGAAAAAtggtattgatgcatccctaTTTCTAACGTCTAAGGACGTTTTGTTGATTATCCAAGGAGCATAATAATGGTTCTGCTCAACTAAGTTTTATTGACACAAAAAGTTATATAAGAGAACAAATTTCACCTGATTAACAATTTCATGCTTGTTTACAAAGATATCATtagctttaaataaatgttgagCCCAGAGAGAACTGTTATTCATGGCATGCTTATTATACCCATGATGgatattaaatatattcaaaatGCATTATGATTGTAATGTAGCAGTGTTAATTATGGGCAAGTTTATGCAAATGTTAATTTGACCATGAAACATTAAAATTGTGAGCAGAGTGGAGGAAAAAATCCCTTGTGCCCACTAAGATGTGTATTTAACTGCTCTCATTGATTCACATGTTTAATATTATGTATGTTTTCTGTGAAAGATCGTTAAAGCTGCTGTATGTAACATTTTAGTGGGAAAATACTATTGCAAGCAATTCACGCAAATCCATTTTGTAATGTGTGCATTGCGATTCTCCACTGTGTAGATTAATGTGATGGTGTCAAGTCCATACACGTTCAAGGAGGAtttaagggtgtgtgtgtgccccaAACGGCATACTTCCATACtaactgttttatttctgtttagaTATACCAATTAATGTgtagtatgcagtttgggataTGACCAAGTACTTGAGACTAAAGACGTAATTATCGGCCGCTGTTAACTTACAGCGGTGTTATAAGAAATAAAGCAAGTCTGCATATTACTGGGACTGTCACAGTAACTCGTACTACATGGAAGAGCAAAAACACAGAATGTGTGTAGAAGATGATAGTATAGCATAGTTTCATTGGCATGATCCATCTTTTTGTCCCATTGTAGCCTGGCTCCAGTTCTGTGTCCAGCTCTATGCCTAAAGGCCGGGCTGCAGCATCCGTACCGGAGAACCTGAGCCTCTTCCTGGACCCGCCCTCCAAAAACGAAGAAAGCAGCAAAAAGCTATCCAAAGACTCCATCCTGTCACTGTACAGCAGCGTAACACCTCAGACCAACATGACTGCTAATGGTGTGAATTGATTCACAATTACAGTCAGAATGACTACTTCTACAGTCAAAACGCACACAATTTTAATCTTGAAAACATTTTGCTAGTCTTCCACTAATCACTTTGTAGTGCCACTGCATGTTGTGCTTTTATAACTTAAATATAATCTTTTCTCATCAATATACTTTGATACAATACCCAAGTATAACCTATGTGTGGAAAACTATGCAGCTCCTCcagcctttttatttttttaaaccaaagaaCAAACAGAAACCAAAGAAGAATTTGTTGATATATGCTAAAAAGAAATGATGCATGTAGAGATTTTTACACCGAACCCCGGATGTATTATTGCAATGAATGTTGTGTGTTGTCTGCAGCTGGCATGTACATGGGGGCAGCTCAAATGGGTTATGCCCCTGCACCTGCCTATGGGCACTACCAGGCTCTGGCCACACAGCAAGGAATGATGGGAACCATGATGGCCCCTCAGGTGAACATGCTGGGGCAGCCAGGTGTCATGGCACCAACAGGACTGGCCGCTCCATCTCCGTATACGGTGGGAGTGCAGGGGGGCATGATGGGAGTGCAGGGGGGCATGATGGGAGGTGTTGGGGCACTGCCACAGCAGGCGTACACAATGCAGCAGACGCAGCAGCTGCAGTGGAACATCACCCAGGTGAGAGATATTTGCCAAGATCAGTTTATATAATGGATATAcgcagtgccttgcataagcaGCACAACATTTATTAACTTCACGCCGTTTTGTAAGGCAGtgtaaaatcattttttaaaataatgcaaCAAATGTGTTGTCAGTATCTTAGAAAAGTTGATTGTAATGTATTTTATCATGGTATTGATATCATGTGATGATTAAAACAGGATATGGTGTGctgtttataggaaaataatcaatgccaGGGCGGTTACCACCCTGACCACCcctaaaatgattattttccaataacagcatgtcctgaagtaggcctgtttttattccttttatatcaCAGCTACTTTATTACAATtatgattttaaatgtttaatcatttatagctacttttaatattgtggaCTGCAAGATGGtcttcaataattttttttaatcgattattattattatttgttagtAGACTTAGATTATGTCtgagtctctgtgaatgagttgttcgtatagaaacgacaacgtattagaatgacttgtacattaatataaaacagtgagttgaattacagccagatcTACTGtacaaaatgaatcaacaccatctgaccaatcggaatcaaGACTTCAACAAGCACTGCGGTATACATGATGATTTCGTCCACAAGGAATAAGGAGCAAGTGCAAGTAGAAGAAGGTCGTTAAAATTACACTTGCGGTGCATTTGTGTTTCAGATGACTCACCACATGGCGGGTATGAACGTTCACGGCCAGAACCGCATGATGGGATACGGACAGCCCATGGGCGGAGCCTCAGCTCCCAGCACTAATCAAATGCTCGGCTCTCACGTATGGAAGTGAAAGCATGccgggtttaaaaaaaaaaaagtgtaggtTTTTCGGGAGCAtcgcaataaactgtaatggaATAAAGGGAGGCTTTTACATACTCTTTATCTAACATTCCTTCAATGGCAAAGAGGAAATGTTAGTTTAGAGGATCAACCTCAAGAGGAAGAGTTTCTACCTCCtgcgatattttttttttttttttttttttttttttttttcttttctttctttctttctttttctttttttcccagacATGATGTGATCCAAGAGtccagcatctctctctctctcttctcttctcttagcAGCTACACCCCAAACACAGCAGCTCTCCTGAGCTCCACCCTAAACCCCACCTAGCGTCCTTCACTCCCTCAGACGTGCAGTAGCTGCGACTTTTTGTTTGCATGTAGGTTCTGGGATTTCAAGCTGTTCTTgcgttttcttttatttcaccGTTGTCTTTGCACTGTTACACTTCGTGGTACACGCTTAATAAACCTGCATGCACTGATTGCTAAGCttcacacataaaaaaaaagacactgagAGACTATATAATGCATCAAGACGTATTTGTCCAGCATACACCTCAAGTAATGTGATGCTGCTGTTTTGGTCCTGGTGTTCCTgtcaataattattttattttttttttgttattttttttttttcctttttcccgGCTGCTGTCGATGTTGAAGCCTGTATTAGACAGCTGGATTGTTGTACTCTATGTACCTTTTCTCTTCGTGTAATCTAGGGTACTGTGATGGAGCGGTAGTCCAGCTACTCTCCTTCTTCCCACTCAGGAGGGAAATCTAAGAGATGGATTCTCATCTCAAACTGAGAGAAATCATAGCCAAAGAATGCAGAATTATTCAtttcggggaaaaaaaaaaatgtataatgctTGCAAGAACAGTTTTCTGGTGACAAGCTATTGATTAGTCCTGTGATCTATAAATGTATATCtgatgtatgtatatgtgctcACCTCAAGCTCTCAATGCCACATTTGATTGTATAAACACTGTATATAGGGTGCTCTCCAACTTCTGAGGGTCAGATTTAATGTGACTAAACAGCAGGGTTTGAATCGTTTAAATCGTACCTCTCGGCTTCAGTCTGTACAGAGACCAAATGAATGTTTCTCACTCACGTCCCGTGCTTCAGATGGCCATCGTTTTGTTCACGTGGTTGTTTTAGGTCACTGAGATCCGGGCTATATTTACACGGCCTTACTTTGGCGAGGAACGCACGCCTCTGATGCAGAGATGTTAACTGTAAGGCTCGTTAACGCGCAACACGTGGGTCTTTTACGGTACAGCTTCTCTGATCATGTACTGTGTGAGACGCGATCACGTGTAGACAGACGTCCATCTTGCAATTGCATGTTAATAGATTTCACAGGAACATGAATGTGATaagggattttattttatttttttaaataagatttgGCAATATTTAGCTTCCACTGTGCTacacatagcaaaaaaaaaaaaaatctttcggATATTATTGTGAGTACATCTCTTGCTTTCATGTTGTCTTTCACTCTTCTTTGAGAATGACGCTGTGTAATGTTGAATGCTTCGTTAAGCGGATTTATTTCTACCACTAAATGTGAAACCTTGTATCTATACACATTCCATgctataaccccccccccaaatatcttgaatattttacTTCCTTATAATCATCAGGAAGTTATAAAGGGAAAAATCCACCCAGAACAATTTCCGTGTAATCATGGGATCTTGACTGGCTTCCAAGTTTGATTTTTATACTGAAATTCTGAGTTGATctggtctattttcactttggttacaGGTTGCATATGTTACCCACAATACCATTTAACGACCCACTAATAGCGATATCTACGTAAAAAAGAGAGCAGTGCGGCAGCACTTTTAGTTCTTCAAACCGTCTAGCTCGATCACTTCacctgtacactctgctcaatcAGCAGTGACCTCTAACTAGAGAAGCCGAGTCTCTGCTCTAACTCGTAAAGCGGCCACGTTGTATAGCCGAGTTGCATTTTGGGGCTTTGAATCCAGCTTTTGCTGCCTCCACTAATTCTGTGTTGGATTTCCACATTAATGCGAAATTGAATAATATAAAATCCAACCACTGACCTCTCAGATTAGCACCAGAATctctaaacacatcacaaatatttcaatagaaACACGTATTTCGGGGTGGAGTTTTCCCTTAAGGCACTTTGTTAAAGAAGCATGCATGTctggctgaataatccaacactgttCGACCATCACTGTTCAAGTTTCTAGGAGAAGAACTTACAGATTGGTCATTAAAATGATTCCATAAGCAAACGACAACATTGTATTTCTGAATGGCTTGGCATGTTCATCGGCCACTGAATACTGAAACTGTTCAAAAAAGAGATTGTGCTGAGCTTGTCTGAGAGAAAATGTACCTTTTTCTGTGTAAAAACCATAAAGCAATACTGGATTAGCAACAAAAGATGGTGTACGCTGTTGCATCAACAAGTCAATGGAATAGAAATCGAACACTATCGGCGGGATTACTGTTGTATCCACACGGTTGTATCGAGTAGGTTGAATATCAACAACACACAACATAACACATCGCTTTTCTTCTTTACTTTAGATaacttaaaataatgttttgtttgtggCGGAAACTGGTTTGTACCGTTTTGATGTACTTGTATTAAAGGTTCGAGGGCAGTTCATGTTCAGTTAGAGGGAATCAGTCTGAGGTATgcccttttcctctttggtgtACTGGTGCTAATGTTCGTTAGGAAAGGACCGAGGCATTACAGATCATATTTCCTTCTCTGTGAATTCTCAGTAGCAGAGCGAAGCAAAGACACTGCTGCAATTCTTAAAGTTTAATCGTCAAGGTTCAGCGTTATAAACGCGTACATTTTGTGGGTAACTGAATGTGTAACGCTTAATCATGCCTGCTTCCTTTTGATATGTTTTAGGGTTTTCCAAACGTGTATATTACGAAGGCTGAATTAAATAATAACgtaataaagaaatgtattttatcctcaccatgtgttgtgtttttttgtg
It encodes:
- the smap2 gene encoding stromal membrane-associated protein 2 isoform X2 yields the protein MTGKSVKDVDRYQAVLSSLLSLDENKFCADCRAKGPRWASWNLGIFICIRCAGIHRNLGVHISRVKSVNLDQWTQEQILCMQEMGNAKARRLYEAFLPECFQRPETDQSAEMFIRDKYEKKKYMDKCIDIQTFRKEKSETVTKEPPVVFEKMKLKKEEPQHYKSSPKKQSQSVNDLLGLDTPVASAPVANGSASPEQSVALDLFSSLPTATSHSARSTPGSSSVSSSMPKGRAAASVPENLSLFLDPPSKNEESSKKLSKDSILSLYSSVTPQTNMTANAGMYMGAAQMGYAPAPAYGHYQALATQQGMMGTMMAPQVNMLGQPGVMAPTGLAAPSPYTVGVQGGMMGVQGGMMGGVGALPQQAYTMQQTQQLQWNITQMTHHMAGMNVHGQNRMMGYGQPMGGASAPSTNQMLGSHVWK
- the smap2 gene encoding stromal membrane-associated protein 2 isoform X1: MTGKSVKDVDRYQAVLSSLLSLDENKFCADCRAKGPRWASWNLGIFICIRCAGIHRNLGVHISRVKSVNLDQWTQEQILCMQEMGNAKARRLYEAFLPECFQRPETDQSAEMFIRDKYEKKKYMDKCIDIQTFRKEKSETVTKEPPVVFEKMKLKKEEPQHYKSSPKKQSQSVNDLLGLDTPVASAPVANGSASPEQSVALDLFSSLPTATSHSARSTPGSSSVSSSMPKGRAAASVPENLSLFLDPPSKNEESSKKLSKDSILSLYSSVTPQTNMTANAGMYMGAAQMGYAPAPAYGHYQALATQQGMMGTMMAPQVNMLGQPGVMAPTGLAAPSPYTVGVQGGMMGVQGGMMGGVGALPQQAYTMQQTQQLQWNITQPDLLYKMNQHHLTNRNQDFNKHCDDSPHGGYERSRPEPHDGIRTAHGRSLSSQH